A section of the Bryobacteraceae bacterium genome encodes:
- a CDS encoding homoserine dehydrogenase, whose amino-acid sequence MRVAILGYGRVARALARLIARERHVYPFRIVAAHTLRHGTAYDLHGLPEEPAFGPPAAGAEEFLDRARAEILVELTTMNPQDGEPAASHIRAAFARGMHVVTANKGPIACRYAELAEEARRAGVEFRFESSVMDGAPVFNLVRQCLPGVRIHGFAGVLNSTTQVILDCMRRDASLEEGIDEARRLGVTEADPWFDIDGWDSACKAAALANVLMDARTTPAAVNRRGIGRLTPEKVAEAERSGKRIALVSRGRRTPQGVSLRVRAEVLPRTDLLAQVSGTSNLLVLQTDLMGELGVFSLQPGLEQTAYGVFADLVDVARNA is encoded by the coding sequence TTGAGAGTCGCAATCCTCGGCTATGGCAGAGTGGCGCGCGCGCTGGCGCGCCTGATCGCACGCGAGCGGCACGTCTATCCGTTCCGCATCGTGGCCGCGCACACGCTGCGCCACGGTACCGCGTATGACCTGCACGGGCTGCCGGAAGAGCCCGCCTTCGGCCCGCCGGCCGCCGGCGCGGAGGAGTTCCTGGACCGTGCCCGCGCCGAAATTCTGGTCGAACTCACCACCATGAACCCGCAGGACGGCGAGCCGGCCGCAAGCCACATCCGCGCCGCCTTCGCCCGCGGCATGCACGTGGTTACGGCCAACAAGGGGCCCATCGCCTGCCGTTATGCGGAGCTTGCTGAGGAGGCCCGCCGCGCAGGCGTCGAGTTCCGCTTCGAATCGTCGGTGATGGACGGCGCGCCCGTGTTCAACCTGGTGCGGCAGTGCCTGCCCGGCGTGCGCATCCACGGCTTTGCCGGCGTGCTGAACTCCACCACGCAGGTGATCCTTGATTGCATGCGCCGCGACGCCTCGCTCGAAGAGGGGATCGACGAGGCCCGCCGCCTCGGCGTCACCGAGGCCGATCCCTGGTTCGACATCGACGGCTGGGACAGCGCCTGCAAGGCGGCTGCGCTGGCCAACGTGCTCATGGACGCCCGCACCACGCCGGCGGCCGTGAACCGGCGCGGCATCGGACGGCTGACGCCGGAAAAGGTGGCCGAGGCCGAGCGCAGCGGCAAACGGATTGCGCTCGTCAGCCGCGGCCGGCGCACGCCGCAGGGCGTCTCCCTCCGCGTCCGCGCTGAGGTGCTGCCGCGCACAGATCTGCTGGCGCAGGTCTCGGGTACGTCCAATCTGCTCGTCCTCCAAACGGACCTGATGGGCGAACTCGGCGTCTTCAGCCTGCAACCGGGCCTCGAACAGACCGCCTACGGCGTCTTCGCCGATCTGGTGGACGTGGCGCGGAACGCCTGA